The following are encoded together in the Brassica napus cultivar Da-Ae chromosome A9, Da-Ae, whole genome shotgun sequence genome:
- the LOC106430509 gene encoding uncharacterized protein LOC106430509, producing the protein MCPIEYRQGYKSRATSRVIAAVYKAKFGNLGKGPVARDLQKLLLEDLSVNASYMTCYRAKEKEIVGVRGSDEDAYLKLPEYLYMLKLANPGTIADLETDLDDDGDERFLYLFLAFGASISGFRKLRHVLVIDGTHLSGKYKGVLLTASGQDANFQIFPLAFAVVDAEDEDAWTWFLQKVERILSDSPSLAIISDRAVCISNAVSKIYPQAKHGACIVHLTRNVNSRFSSKHLAELVMKTAMAHQPREYKDLYGKIRAANSACGVYLGKIGTARWSRVNFPGERYNIMTSNIAEQLNNALLEGRGVNILELIKFIQRMMTRWFSARRRKAEKHSGAVAIEVDKEMTKNMATVKGSYINSVNEWTCQILGKFGRSDKVMLAERKCSCKYFDNIKIPCGHAILAANGLGVSTETLCGHWYKTYVWRETYAGVINPDEDPRNVDIPEEVSKMVVYPPITKRQPGRRRKSRIPSTGEIKVPKKKLSQNKCGRCRGIGHNRPNCACPI; encoded by the exons ATGTGCCCCATTGAATACAGACAAGGATACAAGAGCAGAGCAACATCTCGTGTCATAGCTGCCGTGTACAAAGCAAAGTTTGGGAACCTGGGGAAGGGTCCTGTTGCGCGTGATTTGCAGAAACTACTTCTGGAAGACCTAAGTGTGAATGCTTCGTATATGACGTGCTATAGGGCTAAGGAGAAAGAAATTGTGGGTGTGCGTGGTTCTGATGAGGACGCGTATCTGAAGCTCCCTGAGTATCTGTACATGCTAAAATTGGCAAATCCCGGTACAATTGCGGATTTGGAGACAGATTTAGACGACGATGGCGATGAACGTTTCCTTTACTTGTTCCTTGCATTTGGGGCTTCAATCAGTGGATTTAGGAAGCTTCGCCATGTGTTGGTGATAGATGGTACCCATCTTAGCGGCAAGTACAAAGGAGTTCTCTTGACAGCTAGTGGGCAGGATGCAAATTTCCAGATTTTCCCTCTAGCTTTTGCCGTTGTGGACGCTGAGGACGAGGATGCTTGGACCTGGTTTTTGCAAAAAGTGGAGAGGATTTTAAGCGATTCCCCCAGTCTAGCCATAATATCAGACAGGGCTGTGTGTATTTCCAATGCTGTGAGCAAGATTTATCCGCAAGCCAAACATGGAGCTTGCATAGTACATTTGACAAGAAACGTAAATTCAAGGTTCTCAAGTAAACACTTAGCAGAATTGGTGATGAAGACAGCCATGGCGCATCAGCCACGTGAGTACAAAGATCTTTATGGGAAGATCAGGGCCGCTAACAGTGCATGTGGGGTGTATTTGGGAAAAATAGGTACAGCTCGTTGGTCAAGAGTAAATTTCCCGGGTGAAAGATATAACATCATGACTAGTAATATTGCTGAGCAGTTGAATAATGCGCTATTGGAAGGTAGGGGAGTCAACATTCTAGAGTTGATAAAGTTCATTCAGAGAATGATGACTAGGTGGTTCAGTGCGCGTAGGAGGAAGGCGGAGAAACACAGTGGCGCTGTTGCTATAGAGGTGGACAAAGAGATGACAAAGAACATGGCGACTGTTAAGGGGAGTTACATAAATTCTGTCAATGAGTGGACTTGTCAAATTTTAGGAAAATTTGGGAGGTCAGACAAGGTTATGCTAGCGGAGAGGAAGTGTAGTTGTAAGTATTTTGATAATATCAAAATACCCTGTGGTCATGCAATACTAGCAGCTAACGGGCTTGGAGTCTCAACGGAAACACTGTGCGGTCATTGGTACAAGACATATGTGTGGAGGGAGACATATGCAGGTGTGATAAATCCAGATGAAGATCCAAGGAATGTAGACATACCTGAAGAAGTAAGCAAGATGGTTGTATACCCTCCCATCACAAAGAGGCAGCCTGGGCGTCGTCGCAAGTCACGCATTCCCTCGACGGGGGAGATCAAG GTACCGAAGAAGAAGTTGAGTCAGAACAAATGTGGGAGGTGTAGGGGGATTGGACACAACCGCCCTAATTGCGCTTGTCCCATCTAG
- the LOC125575091 gene encoding uncharacterized protein LOC125575091, with the protein MEFIASPVIPALDLITPLPQKEWDLFQQILRANMNVFHCTLSEFEFSNKSLLDIAYPQQWTTTYQMQILVHMLSARHSDILQTENAAFAPPIFCSAINDIWDDFNKCGKKKKDSFVWPQELIDIVLCLGKKWMEDIYTIYTPMLWNQSHWVGLAINLDMGLVEVLDPLPTLNGARRMAKWMKPVLACLPYLVRKVANCELTQFTGFKPFICNRIPDIYINTRSGDCGPVTMKFLELHSHGDTSPGMAGITDQIVDDMRKQYAMDIYKTMVLPAYYD; encoded by the exons ATGGAATTCATCGCATCTCCAGTGATTCCTGCTTTGGATCTCATCACCCCACTTCCACAGAAGGAATGGGACCTTTTCCAACAAATTCTTCGAGCCAACATGAATGT GTTCCATTGTACTCTATCTGAATTCGAGTTTTCCAACAAATCTCTTCTCGACATCGCATACCCTCAACAATGGACAACCACTTAC CAAATGCAAATTCTGGTCCACATGCTCTCTGCTAGACACTCCGACATTCTTCAGACTGAAAATGCAGCTTTCGCCCCACCTATCTTTTGCTCAGCTATCAACGACATTTGGGACGATTTCAACAAGTGTGGTAAGAAAAAGAAGGACAGCTTCGTTTGGCCCCAGGAATTGATCGACATTGTTCTGTGCCTTGGAAAGAAATGGATGGAGGATATCTACACCATCTACACCCCTATGCTATGGAACCAGTCTCACTGGGTTGGGTTAGCTATCAATCTTGATATGGGTTTAGTTGAAGTACTTGATCCTCTCCCCACCTTGAACGGAGCAAGACGCATGGCTAAGTGGATGAAACCCGTACTTGCTTGCCTCCCTTACCTTGTCAGGAAAGTTGCCAATTGTGAACTTACCCAATTCACAGGTTTCAAGCCTTTTATCTGCAACCGTATCCCAGACATCTACATCAACACTCGATCCGGCGATTGCGGACCTGTGACAATGAAGTTCCTAGAGTTGCACTCACATGGTGATACATCACCTGGAATGGCTGGCATCACAGACCAGATTGTCGATGACATGCGCAAGCAGTACGCAATGGACATCTACAAGACCATGGTGCTGCCTGCGTACTATGATTAG
- the LOC106430510 gene encoding uncharacterized protein At4g04775-like: protein MSSSSSSSRSHTGRQTTGIPTRCWCGANLTTFGAQTKENLFRRFYRCEIALKRKTEHHLFKWVDEAIVDEINMVDAKHSQLKEDVDSYKIYTSRRLEIQAKHIEQTLHQLKILMDAKTDSCCTQDSPAFTTEATLASPTVASTAYNPLTNIAVTAIALGTMAWIYARLTN from the exons ATGAGCTCATCCTCTTCCTCCTCACGGTCACATACAGGGAGACAAACAACTGGGATACCCACACGTTGTTGGTGTGGAGCTAATCTGACTACATTCGGCGCGCAAACAAAGGAGAATCTTTTCCGCAGGTTCTATCGCTGCGAGATTGCGCTGAAG AGAAAAACCGAGCACCACTTGTTCAAGTGGGTGGACGAAGCCATTGTTGACGAGATCAACATGGTAGATGCAAAACACTCCCAACTGAAGGAAGATGTCGACTCTTACAAGATTTACACATCAAGACGTTTGGAAATCCAGGCCAAACATATCGAACAAACACTCCATCAGCTCAAAATTCTAATGGATGCCAAGACCGACAGCTGTTGCACTCAGGACAGCCCAGCTTTTACCACAGAAGCTACTCTTGCCTCCCCAACGGTGGCCTCTACTGCGTACAACCCATTGACCAACATTGCAGTCACAGCCATTGCACTTGGAACAATGGCATGGATCTACGCTAGGTTGACCAACTAG